The Martelella endophytica genome contains the following window.
GCGGGAGGATGGCTCCGATCCGCGTACCTGCCAGGTCTGCGGCACGGGCAAGCTGTCGCTGAAGCTCGGCAAGTACGGCGCCTTCGTCGGCTGCTCCAACTATCCGGAGTGCAACTTCACACGCCAGCTCGGCGCCGATGCCGAGGCGGATGCCGCCAATTCCAACGAGCCGAACGAGCTTGGAACCGATCCGGAAACCGGCGAGCCTGTCACGCTGCGCTCCGGCCGTTTCGGACCTTATGTCCAGCGTGGCGAAGGCAAGGAAGCCAAGCGCTCGTCGCTGCCGAAGGGCTGGAAGCCGGAGGATATCGACCTCGAAAAGGCGCTGCAGCTTCTGTCGCTGCCGAGAGAGGTCGGCGCGCATCCTGAAGACGGCAAGATGATCACCGCCGGGCTCGGCCGCTACGGACCCTTCGTCCTGCATGACGGTACCTACGCCAATGTCGACAGCATCGAGGACGTGTTTTCCGTCGGCGTCAACCGCGCGGTCTCGATCATCGCCGACAAGCGCGCCAATGGCGGCCGCCGACGCTCTGCGCCCGCGGCGCTCAAATCGCTCGGCGAACATCCCGAAGGCGGCGGCGAAGTGACCGTCAATGACGGCCGCTACGGGCCCTACGTCAAATGGGGCAAGATCAACGCGACCATCCCCAAGGGCAAGGACCCGCAGTCGATCACCATGGAAGAAGCCATTCCGCTTCTCGCCGCACGTGCCGAAAAGGCCGGCGTGAAGAAGCCGGCGAAAAAGGCTGCCGCGAAGAAGCCCGCAGCCAAGAAGACCGCGGCGAAGAAGACAACCGCGAAATCCAAAACCGCATCGGCAACGAAGAAGACGACCGCTTCGAAAAAGACGTCGGCCGAGGCTGAAAAGAGCGACAGTTGAGCGCAAAACCGACCGCCTCCCGGTCCCGCAAGCCGGATGAGATCATTCACGGACAAGTGCCGCCGCGCGATGTGCTCTTGAAGTTCATCGCCGACAATCCCGACCAGGCCTCCAAGCGCGACATCGCCAAGGCCTTCGGGATCAAGGGCGAGGACCGCGTCGTACTGAAAGCTATGCTGCGCGAGCTGGAGGACGACGGCCTTCTGCAGAAGAAGCGGAAAAGCCTGATGCGGCCGGGCGCCCTGCCCCCTGTCACCGTGCTCGACATCACCACCCGCGACAAGGACGGCGAGCTGATCGGCCGCCCCGCCGAGTGGCCTGTCGAGGAAGGCGCGGCCCCCGCCGTGCTGATCCGCCAGCAGGGCGGCGGCAAGAATGGCAGGCGCAAGCCGGCCACCGCCGGGCTCGGCGATCGCATCCTTGCCAAGATATTTCCCTCCAAGTCCGAGACCGGCCCGGCCTACACGGCCCGCATCATCAAGGTCATCGACAAGCGCCGCACCGCCGCGCTCGGCGTCGTGCGCATGCTCGATGACGGCTCGGCCCGACTGATGCCGATCGAACGTCGCGACAGCGAGGTCGAGCTTGCCGACCTTGCCGGCGCCAAGGATGGCGATCTCGTGGAAGTCGATATCCAGCGATCGGGCCGATACGGTCTCGCACGCGGCTCGGTGCTCTCCGTGGTCGGTTCGTTGGCGTCGGAAAAGGCGGTCTCGATGATCGCGATCCACGCCCATGGCATTCCGCACATCTTCCCGAAGGAAGTGCTCGACGCTGCCGAGGCGGCACAACCCGCCACCATGTCGCACCGCGAGGACTGGCGCGACCTGCCGCTCGTCACCATCGACCCCGCCGACGCCAAGGACCATGACGACGCCGTCTACGCCGAGCCGGACACGCGGCCGGAAAACGAAGGCGGCGTGATCGTCACCGTCGCGATTGCCGACGTCTCCTATTATGTCCGCCCGAAATCGGCGCTGGACCGCGAGGCGCTGAAGCGCGGCAATTCGGTCTATTTCCCGGATCGCGTCGTGCCGATGCTGCCCGAGCGGATTTCCAACGACCTCTGCTCGCTGCGCGAGGGCGAGGACCGGCCGGCGCTTGCCGTGCGCATGGTCTTTTCCAAGGAGGGTCGCAAGGCCTCCCACACCTTCCATCGCATCATGATGAAGAGTGCGGCGAAGCTCTCCTACCAGCAGGCTCAGGCCGCCATCGACGGCACCACCGACGACAAGACCGG
Protein-coding sequences here:
- the rnr gene encoding ribonuclease R; this encodes MSAKPTASRSRKPDEIIHGQVPPRDVLLKFIADNPDQASKRDIAKAFGIKGEDRVVLKAMLRELEDDGLLQKKRKSLMRPGALPPVTVLDITTRDKDGELIGRPAEWPVEEGAAPAVLIRQQGGGKNGRRKPATAGLGDRILAKIFPSKSETGPAYTARIIKVIDKRRTAALGVVRMLDDGSARLMPIERRDSEVELADLAGAKDGDLVEVDIQRSGRYGLARGSVLSVVGSLASEKAVSMIAIHAHGIPHIFPKEVLDAAEAAQPATMSHREDWRDLPLVTIDPADAKDHDDAVYAEPDTRPENEGGVIVTVAIADVSYYVRPKSALDREALKRGNSVYFPDRVVPMLPERISNDLCSLREGEDRPALAVRMVFSKEGRKASHTFHRIMMKSAAKLSYQQAQAAIDGTTDDKTGPLLEPVLKPLWAAYRTMTIGRDRRQPLELDMPERRILLKGDGTVDKVVVPPRLDAHKLIEEMMIQANVAAAETLEQKRQALIYRTHDAPSLAKQETLREFLATLSIPLAKGGNLRANSFNGILSKAEDSPHKDIVNQMVLRSQSQAVYSPENIGHFGLNLMKYAHFTSPIRRYADLIVHRALVASLNLGEGGLTAEEEAQLDDIAAEISTFERRAMAAERETVDRLIAHHLAGRIGESFDGRVAGVTRSGLFIALPEYGADGFVPVSTLGSDYFVHDEVRQALVGERTGLGYQLGDDVEVQLVEAIPLAGALRFDMLSSGKKLPAATRSFHKSKRGRPMRGGRPGRR